The DNA sequence CCCCGCCGGTGCCCACGGGCCACGTCGGCCGGGAACAGCGCCGCCTGCGCGCCCCGGCCCGTCCTAGAAGATGTCATTCACGATCCCGCTGAGCCGGCGCGCGAGCCGGGCGAGCGGGTGGCCGCCCAGCGCCTGCGCGGCCGCGCCCTGCGGACGCGCGCGCCAGCCGTGGAGCGCGAGCCCGACCGCGGTCGCGTACACCGGGCTCCCGATCACCTCGCCGAGCCCGCCGACGCCGAGTGGCGCGCCGCGGCGCACGGGCAGGTCGAACACGCCCTCGGCGAGCTCCGGCACGCCCTCGAGGATCGAGGTCCCGCCGGTCACGACGACGCCGGACGTCGCCGCGTCCGGGAAGCCGGCCCGCGCGAGCTCGCGCGCGACGAGCGTGAAGATCTCCTCGACGCGCGGCTGGATGATCTCGGCGAGCACCTGGCGCGAGAGCCGCCGGGGCTTCCGCCCGCCGACGGACGCCACGTCCACCGTCTCCTCGGCGGGCACGAGGGACGTGAGCGCGCAGCCGTAGCGCTTCTTCAGCTCCTCGGCGTCCGCCATCGGGGTGCGGAGGCCGATCGCGATGTCGTTGGTGATGTGGTCGCCGCCGAGCGGCAGGATGGCCGTGTGCCAGACCGCGCCGCCGCGGTAGAGCGCGACGTCGGTCGTGCCGCCGCCGATGTCGATGACGACGACGCCCAGCTCCTTCTCGTCCTCGTACAGGACCGCCTCGCCCGACGCGAGGGGCTCGAGCACGATGTCGTGGACCGCCAGCCCCGCGCGGTTGACCGAGCGGACGACGTTCTGGACGGACGTGACCGCGCCGGTGACGATGTGGACCTCGACCTCGAGCCGCACGCCCGACATGCCGATCGGCTCGCGGATCCCGTCGCCGTCGTCCACGATGAAGTTCTGCGGCAGGACGTGGATGATCTCGCGGTCCTGCGGCAGGTTGATCGCGCGCGCGGCCTCGACCGCGCGCTCGACGTCCGTCTCGCTCACCTCGCGCTCCTTGCCCGAGACGGCCACGACGCCGCGGCTGTTGACGCCCCGGATATGCCCCCCCGCGACGCCGGCGTGAACGCCCGAGACCTCGACGCCCGCCATCTGCTCCGCCTCGCCGACGGCCGCGCGGATCGCCTCCACCGTCGAGTCGATGTTGACGACGATGCCGCGGCGGAGCCCGCGCGAGGGTGCGGTGCCGACGCCGACGACGTCGAGGCCGCCTGCGCCGGGCCGCGCGATGACCGCGCAGATCTTCGTGGTGCCGACGTCGAGACCGACGACGAGGTCCTGCGTCTTCGCGCGTCTCACCGGGCCCCCCGCCGCTGGAGGACCACCTGGTGACGGAACCGCAGGTCCACCGCGCGGACGTCCTGCGTCACGGCCTGGCCGAGCACGCCCTCGAGGCGCGCCAGCCGCTCGTCCCAGTCCTCACTGCCGAGGCGCACCTCGACGCCGTCCACCGTGTAGAGGACGGGCCCGTCCGCGCGGCTCATGTCGATCTCGGAGATCTGGGCCGTCAGGCCGCTGCCGCTCCGGAGGAGCGCCTTGATGAGCGCGATCGCCGCCTGCGCCTTCGGCGCGGGCGCCTCGCGCAGCGAGGCGAGCTCGGTCTCCGAGAGCCCGCTCACGACGGGCACCTCGGGCGCGACCGCGTGCGGGGCGAGCCCGAGGAGCCGGCCCTCCTCGTCGAGCCAGTGGAGCCGGCCCCCGTGGACGAGCGCGAAGGGCCGGCGCTCCTCCACCTCGATCACGACGCGGTTCGGCAGCTCGCGGACGACGTCGACCCGCCGGACCTCCGGCAGCGCCGCGACGCGGCGGGCGACGGCCGTCGTGTCGAGGCGGAGGATGTTCGTGCCCGGGGCGATCGCGGCGGCGGCGCGGACCTGCTCGGCCGGCAGCCGCTCGGTGCCGCGCACCTCCACGCTCGCGACGGCCAGGCGCGGCGTCGTCAGGAGCCAGTGCGTGCCGAGCGCCGCTCCGCCGGACGCCAGCGCGAGGAGCGCGGCGACGGGCAGGACCCGGACGGCGCGGCGCAGCCAGCGCCGCCGCCAGCGCGTGCGCTCGACCCGCTGGCCCGTGACGAAGGCGGAGCGCTCGCCGAGGTCGGGCAGCGTCGCGGGCCGGGCCCTGGGCGAGACGAGACCGCTCGGCACGCCTACTCCCCGACGATCCGCATCTCGGGCTCGAGCAGGAGCCCGAAGTGCGCCTGGACGCGCTCACGCGTGAGGTCCATCAGCGCGACGATGTCGGCCGCCGTCGCGCCGCCGCGGTTCACGATGAAGTTGGCGTGCTTGGAGGAGATCTCCGCGCCGTTGATCCGCTTGCCCTTGAGGCCGCACTTCTCGACGAGCCGCGCGGCGACCTCGCCCGGCGGGTTCGTCCACACGCAGCCGGCGGACGCGAGCGCGAGCGGCTGCGTCGCCTTCTTCTGCTTCAGGCGCACGCGGATGTCCTTCTGGATGTCGGCCAGCGGCCGGCGCGCGAGGCGCAGCCGGCAGCCGATCAGCACCGCGCCCGTGGGCGGGAGGAAGGCGCGGTAGGTGAATGCGCCGGCGGCCGGCTTGAACTCGCCGAGCGTGCCGTCCGGGTGGAGGTAGTACACCGCGCTCACGAAATCGCCGATCCATCCGTCCGGCGTCCCCGCGTTCATCGCGAGCGCGCCCCCGATCGTGGCGGGGATGCCGACCAGGCACTCGATGCCGCCGAGATTCACCGCCGCCGCCTCGCGGATCAGCGCGGAGAGGCTCACGCCGGCCCCCGCGAGCGCCTCCTCGCCGTGGAACTCGGCGCGGCCGAGGCAGCCCTCCAGGCGCAGCACCACGCCGCGGACGCCGCGGTCCATCACGAGCAGGTTGTTGCCGCCGCCGATCACCGCGACGGGCAGCTGCTCGCGCTCGGCGAAGAGCAGGGCGTGACGGATGTCGTCCACGTCCTGCGGCACCACGAAGATGTCCGCGGCGCCGCCGATGCGGAGCGACGTGTGGAAGCTCAGGGGCTCCTTGAACCGGACTTCCCCCCGGATCTCTCCTAGCATTGAGCCCTCCCGTCGAGAGAGTCGGCATCGATTCGCTTGAGCAGCGCGGGTCCGAGCTGGCCCACGTCGCCGGCGCCGAGCGTCAGCACGAGGTCGCCCGGCCGGGTGATCTCGGCGAGATGCGCGAGCACGCGCGCCCGGTCGCTGCCGAGGTAGGTGACGTTCCGGTGCCCGTGGGCGCGGATCCCCTCGGCGAGATCCTCGGCGGTGACGCCGGGGATCGGCGCCTCGCCCGCGGGATAGATATCCAGCACGATCAGCACGTCGGCTTCGTTGAACGCCGTGAGGAACTCCTGCCGCAGGTCGCGCGTCCGCGTGTAGCGGTGCGGCTGGAACACGGTCACGACCCGGCAGTCGAACCCGGCCTTGGCGGCGGCCAGGGTCGCCCGGATCTCCGCGGGATGGTGGCCGTAGTCGTCCACCACGGTCACGCCGCGCGCGCTGCCGCGGACCTGGAACCGGCGCTGGACGCCGGCGAACCCGGCGAGCGCCTTCTGGATCGTCACGAACGGGATCTCGAGGTCGAGGCCCGCGCCGACCGCGGCCAGGGCGTTCAGCACGTTGTGACGGCCCGGGATCTGGAGCGTGCACTCGCCGAGGAGGCTCCCGCGCTGGAAGACCTCGAAGCGGCTCGTCATCCCGGCGAGGTGCAGGCGCCGGGCGACGAGGTCGGCGCCCGACTCGAGGCCGTAGGTGATGACGCGCTTCTCGACCCTCGGGATGAGCATCTGGATGTTGGGCTGGTCGAGGCACAGGACGGCCGACCCGTAGAAGGGCACCTTGTTGACGAACGCGACGAACGCCTCCCGGATCGCCTCGAGCGAGCCGTAGTGGTCGAGGTGCTCGGCGTCGATCGTCGTCACCACCGCGATCGTCGGCGCGAGCCTCAGGAACGAGCCGTCCGACTCGTCGGCTTCGGCGACCAGGTAATCGCCCTGGCCGAGCCGCGCGTTCGAGCCGAGGCTCGTGACGCGGCCGCCGACGACGATCGTCGGGTCGTAGCGCCCCTCGGCGAGGACGGCGCCGATCAGCGACGTCGTCGTGGTCTTGCCGTGCGTGCCGGCGATCGCGATGCCGTACTTCAGGCGCATCA is a window from the Candidatus Methylomirabilota bacterium genome containing:
- a CDS encoding FtsQ-type POTRA domain-containing protein, with the translated sequence MPSGLVSPRARPATLPDLGERSAFVTGQRVERTRWRRRWLRRAVRVLPVAALLALASGGAALGTHWLLTTPRLAVASVEVRGTERLPAEQVRAAAAIAPGTNILRLDTTAVARRVAALPEVRRVDVVRELPNRVVIEVEERRPFALVHGGRLHWLDEEGRLLGLAPHAVAPEVPVVSGLSETELASLREAPAPKAQAAIALIKALLRSGSGLTAQISEIDMSRADGPVLYTVDGVEVRLGSEDWDERLARLEGVLGQAVTQDVRAVDLRFRHQVVLQRRGAR
- the murB gene encoding UDP-N-acetylmuramate dehydrogenase, which translates into the protein MLGEIRGEVRFKEPLSFHTSLRIGGAADIFVVPQDVDDIRHALLFAEREQLPVAVIGGGNNLLVMDRGVRGVVLRLEGCLGRAEFHGEEALAGAGVSLSALIREAAAVNLGGIECLVGIPATIGGALAMNAGTPDGWIGDFVSAVYYLHPDGTLGEFKPAAGAFTYRAFLPPTGAVLIGCRLRLARRPLADIQKDIRVRLKQKKATQPLALASAGCVWTNPPGEVAARLVEKCGLKGKRINGAEISSKHANFIVNRGGATAADIVALMDLTRERVQAHFGLLLEPEMRIVGE
- the ftsA gene encoding cell division protein FtsA: MRRAKTQDLVVGLDVGTTKICAVIARPGAGGLDVVGVGTAPSRGLRRGIVVNIDSTVEAIRAAVGEAEQMAGVEVSGVHAGVAGGHIRGVNSRGVVAVSGKEREVSETDVERAVEAARAINLPQDREIIHVLPQNFIVDDGDGIREPIGMSGVRLEVEVHIVTGAVTSVQNVVRSVNRAGLAVHDIVLEPLASGEAVLYEDEKELGVVVIDIGGGTTDVALYRGGAVWHTAILPLGGDHITNDIAIGLRTPMADAEELKKRYGCALTSLVPAEETVDVASVGGRKPRRLSRQVLAEIIQPRVEEIFTLVARELARAGFPDAATSGVVVTGGTSILEGVPELAEGVFDLPVRRGAPLGVGGLGEVIGSPVYATAVGLALHGWRARPQGAAAQALGGHPLARLARRLSGIVNDIF
- the murC gene encoding UDP-N-acetylmuramate--L-alanine ligase — translated: MFRRYQQIHFVGIGGVGMSGIAEILLNLGYRVTGSDQRRNEAVERLEQLGAKVYVGHAALHVEGAHVVVYSSAVSRDNVEVQVARQRAIPTIPRAEMLAELMRLKYGIAIAGTHGKTTTTSLIGAVLAEGRYDPTIVVGGRVTSLGSNARLGQGDYLVAEADESDGSFLRLAPTIAVVTTIDAEHLDHYGSLEAIREAFVAFVNKVPFYGSAVLCLDQPNIQMLIPRVEKRVITYGLESGADLVARRLHLAGMTSRFEVFQRGSLLGECTLQIPGRHNVLNALAAVGAGLDLEIPFVTIQKALAGFAGVQRRFQVRGSARGVTVVDDYGHHPAEIRATLAAAKAGFDCRVVTVFQPHRYTRTRDLRQEFLTAFNEADVLIVLDIYPAGEAPIPGVTAEDLAEGIRAHGHRNVTYLGSDRARVLAHLAEITRPGDLVLTLGAGDVGQLGPALLKRIDADSLDGRAQC